One Chionomys nivalis chromosome 4, mChiNiv1.1, whole genome shotgun sequence genomic region harbors:
- the Fut4 gene encoding alpha-(1,3)-fucosyltransferase 4, whose amino-acid sequence MAQAGRELQYESRCRPSRSVDAWRTEAAAPGLCMGTPGARRRARRGGWGLPLSSSALAATGLLCTALTACICWGQLPQLPWASPAPPRPVSVLLWWEPFAGRSGYSRPPPDCSLRFNISGCRLLTDRAAYGEAQAVLFHHRDLVKGPPDWPPPWGTQVRTDEALELRVFDDHEGAAMLAGEALETAGSRPPGQRWVWMNFESPSHSPGLRGLAKNLFNWTLSYRADSDVFVPYGFLYPRSHPTDQPPGLAPPLARKRGLVAWVVSHWDERHARVRYYHQLSRHVPVDVFGRAGPGQPVPASGLLHTVARYKFYLAFENSQHVDYITEKLWRNAFLAGAVPVVLGPDRANYERFVPRGAFIHVDDFPNAASLAAYLLFLDRNVAVYRRYFHWRRSYAVHITSFWDEPWCRTCQAVQTSGDQPKSIRNLAGWFER is encoded by the coding sequence ATGGCCCAGGCCGGTCGTGAGCTGCAGTATGAGAGCCGGTGCCGCCCCTCGCGGTCGGTGGACGCGTGGCGAACCGAGGCGGCGGCTCCTGGGCTCTGCATGGGGACACCAGGGGCCCGGCGACGCGCACGGCGCGGAGGCTGGGGATTACCCCTGAGCTCCTCTGCGCTGGCTGCAACAGGGCTGCTGTGCACCGCGTTGACCGCCTGCATCTGCTGGGGACAGCTGCCGCAGCTGCCCTGGGCGTCCCCAGCCCCGCCGCGCCCAGTTAGCGTGTTGCTCTGGTGGGAACCTTTTGCGGGGCGCAGCGGCTACTCCAGGCCTCCCCCTGATTGCAGCCTGCGCTTCAACATCAGCGGCTGCCGCTTGCTCACCGACCGCGCGGCCTACGGGGAAGCTCAAGCAGTGCTGTTCCACCACCGCGATCTGGTGAAGGGACCCCCCGACTGGCCCCCGCCCTGGGGCACCCAAGTGCGCACGGACGAGGCTCTGGAGCTACGCGTATTCGACGATCATGAGGGAGCGGCGATGCTAGCAGGCGAAGCCCTGGAGACCGCAGGCTCTAGACCTCCGGGTCAGCGCTGGGTGTGGATGAACTTCGAatcaccctcccactcccctggACTGCGAGGCTTGGCTAAGAACCTTTTCAATTGGACTTTGTCCTACAGGGCCGATTCAGATGTCTTCGTGCCCTACGGCTTCCTCTACCCCAGAAGCCACCCAACTGaccagccaccaggcctggctccccCGCTGGCCCGCAAGCGGGGCCTGGTGGCCTGGGTTGTGAGCCACTGGGATGAACGCCATGCACGGGTCCGTTATTACCACCAGCTGAGCCGGCATGTGCCTGTGGACGTGTTTGGTCGGGCGGGACCGGGACAGCCCGTGCCAGCTAGCGGACTGCTGCATACTGTGGCCCGCTACAAGTTTTACCTGGCCTTTGAGAACTCGCAGCACGTGGATTACATCACTGAGAAGCTGTGGCGGAATGCCTTCCTGGCCGGGGCCGTGCCAGTGGTGCTAGGTCCTGACCGTGCCAACTATGAGCGCTTTGTGCCTCGTGGTGCCTTCATCCACGTGGATGATTTCCCTAATGCTGCCTCCCTGGCAGCCTACCTGCTCTTTCTTGACCGAAACGTGGCTGTCTATCGCCGCTACTTCCACTGGCGCCGGAGCTATGCCGTGCACATTACCTCCTTCTGGGATGAGCCATGGTGCCGGACATGCCAAGCTGTGCAGACCTCTGGGGACCAGCCCAAGAGTATCCGCAACTTGGCAGGCTGGTTTGAGCGGTGA